The Malus sylvestris chromosome 14, drMalSylv7.2, whole genome shotgun sequence genome segment ATCCGTCCTTTAATGAAGAACAAATATCTTGTCCAAAGAATCTCTTCATTTGTACGAGCTGGAAAAGATTATGCTTGGCAATGGTGGTCTTGGTTGACGGCATACATCACCGAAAGTGTGTGCCCTACCGTTCAAGTTGACACAACAAAGGGCTGGGGAAGTAGATAAAAGCAAATTATTCAAAGTTTTGAGCAAAAAATTTCTACCCGAAATGATACCCTCACATGGTAAAGCATGATTTTCGTATGTGGAGCTTTACACTGGAAAGTCTTTGGCCCTGCATCTTTTTCAATGGATTGAGCAAATATTAAAGGGCAGAAGTAGAACAGTAAAAAGGATTTTCCACTTTTCACATGTCCATTAGGACTATTGCATTATAGTTTGGAGATGCAGGGAATGGCTGGATTATAAAAGTCTGCAGATTTTACCATCAAGCAATACCTGCAGTAGGAAATCACAAGAGTTTTCATGTCTTTGATCCATACGTTGATGGATTCGGATACAAGAAGAAACCGGATGTGCAGACAAAACAACTACTCTCTTGTGGTTCTTGCTCTTTGTTTACTTCAACACTATCTCCATGTCTCTGTAACATTTGTTAATGCCACAAGCGAAGTGAGTGTATTGcgtattttcaagttttagctccatttccttttttcttttcgttcTTTGGACACGGGTTTTTGACAAAGGAATGTTTTCAGGTGCACATTGTATATCTGGGGGAGAAGAAATATGATGATCCTGCGTTGACAAAAAAGTTCCATCATAAAATGCTAACCACCTTGTTTGGAAGGTATGGCTTTATCCTACATTATTCGTTTCTTTAGTTCTAATGTCGATATAACTTGCATTCGGTGATATGGAAGACAAAGATAAAAATCTCCCTTGGGTTATTTGAAGCAAACAAGATGCATATAGATCGATCATATACAGCTACAAGTATGGATTTTCCGGCTTTGCTGCAAGATTAACGGAATCTCAGGCAGAAGAAATAGCAGGTATTGTATTTAGCAAGAGATTACATTATGAGCATACCATTTTATCAGCAATCATGACTAACACAGCAAGCTGCAGAGTTTCCTGAAGTTGTCCAAGTGATCCCGAATCGCGTTCACAAGCTCCACACAACCCGAAGTTGGGATTTCATTGGGATTCATAAGTATTCGTCGGGCAATCTTTTAACAAAGAGCATGGGCAAAGGAACTATCATTGGTGTAATAGATTCAGGTACAAACATACCTTCAGATAAATACTAGTACAGTTAAAATTGTAGTCGAATACCAATGCGACTATCTGTGCAGGTGTTTGGCCTGAATCCGAAAGCTTTAATGATGACGCCATGGGTCCTATCCCATCACATTGGAAAGGCATTTGCCAGCAGGGGGAATACTTCAACTCCACAAAttgcaacaaaaaaattattggtgCACGCTGGTTTAGAAAAGGTGCGATGAATCAGTTCCAAAATCTCAACAAAACCGACAATGTGGACTTTCTGTCACCGCGGGATGGAATTGGACATGGCACTCATACAGCTTCTACAGCAGCTGGGTATTTTGTGAAGAATGCCAACTACAGAGGACTTGCTTCCGGGCTAGCCAGAGGAGGAGCCCCTCTTGCTCACTTGGCAATTTACAAGGCCTGCTGGGCCTTCGAAGGATGCACCGATGCTGATCTTCTAAAGGCATTTGACAAGGCCATTCATGATGGAGTAGACATCATCTCTCTTTCTGTGGGCAATGAGATTCCTTTGTTCTCATACGTTGATCAGCGTGATTCAATCGCAATTGGTTCGTTTCATGCAATGACGAAGGGAATTACAGTAGTTTGCTCAGCAGGAAATGATGGCCCTATCTCACAAACCATTGTAAACACTGCCCCATGGCTCATCACTGTTGCAGCCACCACAATCGACAGGGCCTTTCCGACAGCCATTACACTCGGAAACAATCAAACTCTTTGGGTAAACTAGATCATCCTTGGGATTAAACGTCTAGAATATAAAGCAGTTGGTTAAGATTTCTTGCAATGGTTGTGTTTTGCAGGGCCAATCTATTGATGCTGGAAAATACAACCGTGAATTCGCTAGCATCACATACTCTGAACGCATAGCTATAGACCCAACAGATGATTCAGCGTGAGACATATTCTTTTGTTTCAATTATTATCTTGGTTTATCTTTGTGTTTATGTACCTTGTGTCACAATCTTCCATGTTACTTCAAGCAAGGATTGTCAGCCTGGAAGTCTCAATGCAACATTAGCCTCAGGGAAAATAGTACTTTGTTTCTCAAAATCAGATCAACAGGACATCGAGTCTGCTGCAACCACCGTCAAGGATGCGGGAGGGGTTGGACTTATATTCGCACAGTTTCGTGATGACGGGCTCAGTTCATGCGACATTCCATGCATCAGTGTAGATTATGAAGTAGGGACACAAATACTTTCCTACATCAGAAGAGCAAGGTAAGGCATATGAAGATCGATACAACGTTAGAAGTTAAATGTTCACATATATGACACAAACTAATTTTTCCACTACGCTATGAAGGCATTCGATTGCAAAGCTCAGTGATCCAAAAACTACCATTGGGAAATGGATCTCTCCACGAGTTGCGTCTTTCTCCGCTAGAGGACCTAGTTCCATGACACCAGAAGTGCTTAAGGTACTGCAAGGCTCgcgaaataaataaataaataaaagtgctAATATGTTTTTTATCTTCATATTTTCATCATGTCATTTGATCTATGAACATAGCCGGACATAGCTGCACCGGGAGTAGACATCATAGCTGCATTTCGCCCACTTGACACTGAACATCGCAGCGGTTATGCTCTGCTATCGGGAACTTCAATGGCATGCCCTCATGTCGCAGGAATAGCAGCTCTCATTAAATCTGCACATCCAAATTGGTCTCCTGCTGCAATAAAATCAGCTCTAGTCACTACTGGCAAGTCATAAAACCAAAATAATCAACACCATATGTAATTTCAACACTAACCATTCAACTTTTATGAAAATTGCAGCTTCCCAAACTGGAACAGATGGGACAAGTATTTCGGCTGAAGGCTTGATGCGCAAGGTAGCTGACCCTTTCGACATGGGAGGAGGACATGTTGATCCCAACAAGGCTATCGATCCGGGGCTCATCTTCGATAGTAGTACAAAGGATTACATTCAGTTCCTCTGCTCCCTCGGTGACACTAGCGCATCGATTACTAGATTAACCAAGAACACAATAAATTGCTCAACGAAAAGTCATGGAATGAACCTCAACCTCCCTTCTATCACAATTCCAAACCTCGAAAGGGCGACAACTGTGACAAGAACCGTGACAAATGTGGGACAAATTAACTCGAAGTATACGGTATTGGTGCAGGCTCCTTCTGGCGTAAAAATGACAGTTGAGCCTCAAAGTTTAAGTTTCAATATAACCAGCCAAATTCTTTCCTTCAAAGTTACCTTCTTCTCTGCCCAGAGAGTGAATGGAGGTTACAAGTTTGGGAGCCTAACTTGGACAGATGGTGAGCATATTGTCAGAAGTCCAGTAGCGATTCGCGTGATCGGATTCGAAtcgtatgtttatgtatgaGAAATCTGGGAAACAATGTGACTGaataataaaatttgagatATAGGATTGCTCCAATTTCTGAGAAGGCTTTAGCCTTCAAGCATATATACCTGACGCAATTAATGCAATTGATATTGGCTTGGACTAAATTTCAAGCCTATGTCCAATTGGATTGAGTTTCAAAATCTATGAATAAAATATCACTAGATTGGATAgtcaaattatgaaatttgaacAAAATGCATTGtcactttttatttatatatttatttatgcaaATTATCTAATGTATG includes the following:
- the LOC126599302 gene encoding subtilisin-like protease SBT3.10, whose product is MSLIHTLMDSDTRRNRMCRQNNYSLVVLALCLLQHYLHVSVTFVNATSEVHIVYLGEKKYDDPALTKKFHHKMLTTLFGSKQDAYRSIIYSYKYGFSGFAARLTESQAEEIAEFPEVVQVIPNRVHKLHTTRSWDFIGIHKYSSGNLLTKSMGKGTIIGVIDSGVWPESESFNDDAMGPIPSHWKGICQQGEYFNSTNCNKKIIGARWFRKGAMNQFQNLNKTDNVDFLSPRDGIGHGTHTASTAAGYFVKNANYRGLASGLARGGAPLAHLAIYKACWAFEGCTDADLLKAFDKAIHDGVDIISLSVGNEIPLFSYVDQRDSIAIGSFHAMTKGITVVCSAGNDGPISQTIVNTAPWLITVAATTIDRAFPTAITLGNNQTLWGQSIDAGKYNREFASITYSERIAIDPTDDSAKDCQPGSLNATLASGKIVLCFSKSDQQDIESAATTVKDAGGVGLIFAQFRDDGLSSCDIPCISVDYEVGTQILSYIRRARHSIAKLSDPKTTIGKWISPRVASFSARGPSSMTPEVLKPDIAAPGVDIIAAFRPLDTEHRSGYALLSGTSMACPHVAGIAALIKSAHPNWSPAAIKSALVTTASQTGTDGTSISAEGLMRKVADPFDMGGGHVDPNKAIDPGLIFDSSTKDYIQFLCSLGDTSASITRLTKNTINCSTKSHGMNLNLPSITIPNLERATTVTRTVTNVGQINSKYTVLVQAPSGVKMTVEPQSLSFNITSQILSFKVTFFSAQRVNGGYKFGSLTWTDGEHIVRSPVAIRVIGFESYVYV